A part of Lactobacillus sp. ESL0700 genomic DNA contains:
- a CDS encoding PD-(D/E)XK nuclease family protein — translation MIKILVGRQTDPLQEKILQLAIENYQNQPEHETFIIVPNHIKFTTEIRAINKLALSQKQVEQSVKNLQVLSFSRLAWYFLKDAEEGLPTQLDDAAAAMLLAKIIENQRDQLHLFKNVTVNSGLVKQLYDTILQVRAGNLDLDELDDSNLDLETKNKIADLRVIYDAFITEITDKFSTKNEVQLQLNELLASKKDLGKTDFYFSDFSHFSLQESLTIKLLMMHAGNVTLAFKTKLGQIDSDAEAGDYDYVIQKTIGQLTHYLDDHNLNYQVIGTPIAPKQSNRELLNEFWTGTTAVPEKINQVQLVRADSRYAEAYFVARTIYQQVALSNYRYRDFLVLAPNLHEYETYLTPILRQNQIPFFNDLQQEMKYHPLVVLIENIAQLLTRPLQTSNLLAILKTRLLIPDWYQEEAAYIHDVDELENFVLAHGINHNLWRRDFTNYVAAEVIRLDKIPNEVANISKLKDYFVKRISDLLTEMKKETDSQRAVTIFFNFLTQNGVPKRLEKWREDAQEQGELQQAQQPEQVWDLLINLLHDYLLINPDKFDIDSFFYVLTNGFKEATFSQIPSTLDAVNLSEMGMIQTSGYKQVFIIGATSNNLPAIQNTPGFLSTENLDKLSQAFGEDSYLEDRQQLSNLDQNYQFGVSLALAQDKVYLSYPVLNAANEELEPSIYYERLKNAGAPEFSQHNLPDKLQDLLSFLTNPEASLGYLTYLNQNKPQTQVQQLLTLTQKYLPQKTAMVLEASQFDNRPEDIGPELAQKLYGENLNSSVSQLETFYENSYEYFLNYGLRLRKRFENELDVIQAGNYFHETFDRLVKELNQQKLDLAEIDQATLQRLLELARAKMQDETKYQQLMNDPFNKYLFRCLDQTTTKVANNWHRSLQKTPLRAKYSELSFGLGEKVKGLNFAIPNLAGEHYVNLRGKMDRVDLAQISDQREFLAQVIDYKSSAKKFNLGLFYNGISLQMVSYLDVLAQNQDFFVGNHPLSLLGAFYQTVTRQIERLNGKDLIGTDLMLKQPSLDGKTRLKYTGLINNDPDLLLKAEPLLEEKGQASELYTGVKSKAKGGFSFSNKNDFTEDEIDLLLKYDEDLIKAASSQILSGQVKLNPYQYGKGQNALTYSDYRDVFFFDAMLKENKYHQISNLSKKELLNKIKEKLGESD, via the coding sequence ATGATCAAGATTCTAGTCGGTCGCCAAACAGATCCCTTGCAAGAAAAAATTCTGCAACTAGCAATTGAAAATTATCAAAACCAGCCAGAACATGAAACTTTTATCATTGTACCTAATCATATTAAGTTTACCACAGAAATTAGGGCAATAAATAAGCTTGCGCTGAGTCAAAAGCAAGTTGAGCAATCAGTGAAAAATCTGCAGGTTTTGTCGTTTTCACGACTAGCCTGGTACTTTTTAAAAGACGCTGAAGAAGGACTGCCGACGCAATTAGATGATGCGGCTGCGGCCATGCTGCTGGCAAAAATTATTGAAAACCAGCGTGATCAGCTGCATTTATTTAAGAACGTTACTGTTAATTCTGGCTTAGTCAAGCAGCTCTATGACACCATTTTGCAGGTGCGGGCGGGTAACTTAGACCTCGACGAACTTGATGACAGTAATTTAGATTTAGAAACGAAAAACAAAATTGCGGACTTGCGCGTTATTTATGATGCCTTTATCACAGAAATTACGGATAAGTTTTCAACCAAGAATGAAGTGCAGCTGCAGTTAAACGAATTATTAGCTAGCAAAAAAGACTTGGGCAAGACGGATTTTTATTTCAGCGATTTTTCTCACTTTTCGCTGCAAGAAAGTCTGACTATTAAGCTGCTCATGATGCATGCTGGCAATGTTACCTTGGCCTTTAAGACAAAGCTGGGCCAAATTGATTCTGATGCCGAGGCTGGCGATTACGACTATGTTATTCAAAAAACAATTGGCCAATTAACGCATTATCTTGATGATCATAACTTAAATTATCAGGTTATTGGAACGCCAATTGCACCTAAGCAATCAAATCGTGAGTTACTAAATGAGTTTTGGACGGGAACAACTGCCGTACCTGAGAAAATAAATCAGGTCCAGTTAGTGCGTGCCGATTCGCGTTACGCTGAAGCTTACTTTGTCGCCCGCACAATTTACCAGCAAGTAGCTCTGAGTAATTATCGCTACCGTGATTTTTTGGTATTAGCACCCAATTTGCATGAATATGAAACCTACTTGACGCCAATTTTGCGGCAAAATCAGATTCCCTTTTTTAATGATCTGCAACAGGAGATGAAGTACCATCCCTTGGTAGTGCTGATTGAGAATATTGCTCAGCTACTTACTAGACCCCTGCAAACCAGCAACTTGCTAGCGATTTTAAAAACGCGACTGTTAATTCCGGATTGGTATCAAGAAGAGGCCGCCTATATTCACGATGTTGACGAGCTTGAAAACTTTGTCCTAGCACACGGAATTAACCATAATTTGTGGCGCCGCGATTTTACCAATTATGTGGCTGCGGAAGTCATTAGATTAGATAAAATTCCTAATGAAGTTGCTAACATCAGCAAGCTTAAGGATTATTTTGTCAAGCGAATTTCAGACTTACTTACTGAAATGAAAAAAGAGACTGATAGTCAACGCGCTGTTACCATTTTCTTTAACTTTTTAACCCAAAATGGGGTTCCTAAACGTTTGGAAAAATGGCGTGAAGATGCTCAAGAGCAGGGCGAATTGCAACAGGCGCAGCAGCCCGAACAGGTCTGGGACTTATTAATCAATTTGCTTCACGATTATCTATTAATTAATCCCGATAAATTCGACATTGACAGCTTTTTTTACGTGTTAACCAATGGCTTCAAAGAAGCAACGTTTTCGCAAATTCCGTCTACTCTTGATGCGGTCAACCTGTCTGAAATGGGGATGATTCAGACCAGCGGCTACAAGCAGGTCTTCATTATTGGGGCAACCAGCAACAATCTGCCCGCAATTCAAAACACCCCGGGCTTTTTAAGTACGGAAAACTTAGACAAGTTGAGTCAAGCGTTTGGTGAGGACTCTTACTTAGAGGACCGCCAGCAACTGAGCAATTTAGATCAGAATTACCAGTTTGGCGTGTCGCTTGCGCTGGCCCAAGATAAGGTTTACCTGTCTTATCCCGTCTTAAACGCTGCAAATGAGGAGCTTGAGCCCTCAATTTATTATGAACGACTGAAAAATGCTGGTGCGCCCGAATTTAGTCAGCACAACTTGCCGGATAAATTACAGGATTTGCTGTCATTTTTAACTAATCCTGAAGCCAGCCTCGGTTATTTAACTTATTTGAATCAAAATAAGCCGCAGACTCAGGTTCAGCAATTATTAACCCTGACGCAAAAGTATTTACCACAAAAAACGGCAATGGTTCTTGAAGCCAGTCAATTTGATAATCGGCCGGAAGATATTGGTCCAGAATTAGCCCAAAAATTATACGGTGAAAACCTCAATTCTTCGGTTTCGCAGTTAGAAACTTTTTACGAAAATTCCTACGAATATTTCTTAAATTATGGTTTGCGGCTAAGAAAACGGTTTGAAAATGAGCTTGATGTGATCCAAGCTGGTAATTACTTTCATGAGACCTTTGATCGGTTAGTTAAGGAATTAAACCAGCAAAAGCTCGACTTAGCAGAAATCGATCAGGCAACCTTACAGAGACTGCTCGAATTGGCGCGGGCAAAAATGCAGGATGAGACTAAATACCAGCAGTTAATGAATGACCCGTTTAACAAGTACCTATTTAGGTGTTTAGACCAAACGACAACTAAAGTCGCCAATAATTGGCACCGTTCTTTGCAAAAAACACCACTGCGGGCCAAATATTCAGAATTAAGTTTTGGCCTAGGCGAAAAAGTCAAAGGTCTGAACTTTGCGATTCCTAATTTAGCAGGTGAACACTACGTTAACTTACGCGGCAAGATGGATCGGGTAGATCTTGCGCAAATTTCTGATCAGCGGGAGTTTTTGGCGCAAGTAATTGACTATAAGTCATCAGCGAAAAAGTTCAATCTCGGCTTATTTTATAACGGCATCTCTTTGCAGATGGTGTCTTATCTTGATGTGTTAGCGCAAAATCAGGACTTCTTTGTTGGTAATCATCCGTTGTCCTTATTAGGGGCTTTTTATCAAACAGTTACCAGACAAATTGAGCGCCTGAATGGTAAAGACTTGATTGGCACTGATTTAATGCTGAAGCAGCCATCCCTTGATGGTAAAACGCGGCTAAAGTACACGGGACTGATTAATAATGACCCTGATTTACTATTAAAGGCTGAGCCACTACTTGAAGAAAAGGGTCAAGCTTCAGAACTTTATACTGGCGTTAAGTCTAAGGCTAAAGGCGGCTTTAGCTTTAGTAATAAAAATGATTTTACCGAAGATGAAATCG